The DNA region AAAAATAATTTCCGGGGTAGAAATTAATACTAATAGCGCTAATAGAGAAGTTCATGTTCTCGGTTATCACATTGATACAACTTCTGGAAAACTGGCAGAAAGACTTAAAATGCTTCAAACCGAAAGAGTTTTAAGAGTCGAAAAAATTCTTCTTAAGCTTAAGCAATTAGGTTATGGACTAGATAAGGCCGATATTTTAAGCGTAACACGTGAAGTTATTTCTTTGGGACGTCCCCATATCGCCAAAGCCTTAATTAATAAAGGGTATTTCGCAAATAAAGCAGAAGTTTTTGACAAGCTATTAGCCAACGGGGCACCAGCTTATGTACCCCATGTTAAATTGGAGGTGGGTGAAGCCGTGAATCTAATAAATAACGCGGGCGGAATAGCTGTTTTAGCTCACCCAGGTTTAATAAAAGATGATATGCTAGTTGAAAACCTATTGGATAATTATAATTTTCAAGGCTTGGAAGTATATTATCCCCAACATACACCAATGCAAATAGCCAAATATCTAGCTTGGGCTAACATTAGGAATTTATTAGTTTCTGGAGGATCGGATTTTCATGGTGTTTCAGGTCGCTATCCCAGTAAATTGGGTGTATTTTCAATATCAAATGAAATAAACAAAGATTTGATTGCCTGGAAAACGCCTAAACTAACATCTTGAAATTAGGAGGGATATATGGATGTTTATGCTTTAGTAGGTCAAAGTGGAACAGGCAAAAGTCATCGTGCATTGATGGTAGCCTACGAAAATTATGCCGATGGTATTATTGATGACGGGCTTTTGATAAAAGATACTAAAATTTTAGCAGGATATTCTGCTAAAAATGAACAAAACAAAATACAAGCAGTTAAAAGAGCTATATTTTCAGAAGAAAACCACGTACAAGAAGTAAAGTATGCTCTTGAGACAGGAAATTTTAAGCGAATATTAATTTTAGGTACTTCCATAAATATGGTAAATAGAATTGCAAATCGTTTAAATTTACCTAAACCAAGTAAATATATATTTATAGAAGATGTTGCATCCTCGAAGGAAATAAGTAAAGCAAGACATGCTCGTCTTAAAGAAGGAAAACATATAATTCCTGTACCAACAATGGAACTGAAACCACATTTTTCAGGGTACTTAATTGACCCGTTGATTGTGTTATTTAAAAAAAATAAACTTAATAGAAAAAAGCTAGGAGAAAAATCAATTGTACGACCTGCTTTTAGTTATTATGGGAAAATTTTAGTTGAAGATGCTGCTCTAGAAGATATAATAAAACTTGAATTAAGAGAAAATTCAGCAGTTGATACAGTTAGCAGTTTAGAAATTATGCGTTGGGACGAAAACAGTTCTTTGGCAATCAAAATTACTTTGAATATAATCTATGGTAAGTATTTACCTGCGGTTGGAAAAGAGATACAATATACGATAAAGGACAAACTTGAATATTTTACGGGCATGTATGTACATAACGTTGATATCGTTGTGGACCGTTTAATTAAAGAGTCTAAT from Succinispira mobilis DSM 6222 includes:
- a CDS encoding PHP domain-containing protein → MLTDLHMHTNCSDGNLEPEELVLAAVNNGLSVISITDHDVVKAYDLAQKFIMNQKLPLKIISGVEINTNSANREVHVLGYHIDTTSGKLAERLKMLQTERVLRVEKILLKLKQLGYGLDKADILSVTREVISLGRPHIAKALINKGYFANKAEVFDKLLANGAPAYVPHVKLEVGEAVNLINNAGGIAVLAHPGLIKDDMLVENLLDNYNFQGLEVYYPQHTPMQIAKYLAWANIRNLLVSGGSDFHGVSGRYPSKLGVFSISNEINKDLIAWKTPKLTS
- a CDS encoding Asp23/Gls24 family envelope stress response protein, translating into MDVYALVGQSGTGKSHRALMVAYENYADGIIDDGLLIKDTKILAGYSAKNEQNKIQAVKRAIFSEENHVQEVKYALETGNFKRILILGTSINMVNRIANRLNLPKPSKYIFIEDVASSKEISKARHARLKEGKHIIPVPTMELKPHFSGYLIDPLIVLFKKNKLNRKKLGEKSIVRPAFSYYGKILVEDAALEDIIKLELRENSAVDTVSSLEIMRWDENSSLAIKITLNIIYGKYLPAVGKEIQYTIKDKLEYFTGMYVHNVDIVVDRLIKESNNTMEEI